In Crinalium epipsammum PCC 9333, the following are encoded in one genomic region:
- a CDS encoding MFS transporter, which translates to MRTFSILWCGQMISTIGSYMTAFTLTIWVWELTGQATALALVGFFTQVPRVLISPLAGVIVDRYNRKLLMMVGDGVAAFSSLAMLLLFLTGHLQVWHLYLAGLLEGTFGQIQELAATASITMVVPKQHYTRAMGMISTLHYGSNIIAPALASVLYSIIGLSGILSIDLITFAVAVSTLLFVDIPQPHTADSQNQPQSQKFSWKEIIFGFQYIFDRPSLLALMIAAAMFQFAHDLGAALYAPMILARSGNNTQLLGSVAAAAGIGGVIGAILVSTWGVPKQKIHGLLLGMIGAGLSKIVFGLNRIPLILIVAQFCSSLNFPLMGSCRDAIWLSKINHNLQGRVFAARSTIMLITSAIAPLIAGFLADQVLEPAMMPGESLANIFGSILGTGRGAGIALLYVLTSVCLLLIGLGGYTFKNLREVENNLLETGQ; encoded by the coding sequence ATGAGGACGTTCTCAATCCTCTGGTGCGGACAAATGATATCGACAATTGGCAGTTATATGACTGCCTTTACTCTCACCATTTGGGTTTGGGAACTGACGGGACAAGCAACTGCATTGGCTTTAGTTGGCTTCTTTACTCAAGTACCGCGCGTTTTAATTTCTCCTTTAGCAGGGGTAATTGTTGATCGCTACAATCGCAAATTACTAATGATGGTTGGTGATGGCGTGGCAGCTTTCTCTAGTCTTGCTATGCTATTGCTATTTCTCACAGGTCACTTGCAAGTCTGGCATTTATATCTAGCTGGGTTACTTGAAGGTACTTTTGGTCAAATTCAAGAACTCGCTGCTACAGCATCAATCACGATGGTAGTGCCTAAACAGCATTACACCCGCGCTATGGGCATGATTTCTACACTGCATTATGGCTCTAATATCATCGCCCCAGCTTTAGCCAGTGTTCTTTATTCCATAATTGGATTGAGCGGAATTTTAAGTATTGACCTAATTACGTTTGCGGTTGCTGTTAGCACTCTACTGTTTGTAGATATACCGCAACCGCACACAGCAGATAGTCAAAATCAACCTCAAAGTCAAAAATTTAGTTGGAAAGAGATTATTTTTGGCTTCCAATACATTTTTGATCGTCCTAGCTTATTGGCTTTAATGATTGCAGCCGCAATGTTCCAATTTGCCCACGATCTAGGTGCTGCACTTTATGCACCGATGATTTTGGCTCGTTCCGGTAATAATACTCAACTTTTAGGAAGTGTAGCGGCAGCAGCAGGCATTGGTGGTGTGATTGGGGCAATCCTTGTCAGCACTTGGGGCGTACCTAAGCAGAAAATACACGGCTTGTTATTAGGAATGATCGGTGCAGGCTTGAGCAAAATAGTATTTGGTTTAAACCGCATACCTTTAATCTTGATTGTGGCGCAATTTTGTTCGTCCTTAAACTTTCCTTTGATGGGCAGTTGTCGGGATGCAATTTGGCTGAGTAAAATCAACCACAACTTGCAAGGGCGAGTATTTGCTGCTCGATCAACAATTATGTTAATTACTTCTGCGATCGCACCCTTAATTGCTGGTTTTTTAGCAGATCAAGTTTTGGAACCAGCAATGATGCCAGGTGAAAGTTTAGCAAATATATTCGGCTCAATTTTAGGTACTGGGCGTGGTGCAGGAATAGCACTGCTGTATGTTTTAACTTCTGTCTGCTTATTGCTTATAGGTTTAGGCGGATACACCTTTAAAAACTTGCGCGAAGTAGAAAACAATCTACTAGAAACTGGACAATAA